ACGCACACACTTGGCCTATATCGAACCAACTCCAACAAGGTGGGGTTCCGCTATGGCCAGGTTTCTAACTTACGACCTCAACCCAACGCACTACCCTGACATAATCGCGTTGCTGTTAACATGACATATTGACGTTGCCACGACAGGGAGAGGAGGCAGCTCAGTTTAACATCGAGCTGCTTAAGAATCCCGAAGCAGTTCTTGGCATTCGTCACTTACTCTTGATGATCTCTTTCAAAAGTTTATTGACCGGCTCCTGATTGCTGCGATCGGCGCTGTCCATGTTGATGTATTTAACTCCGGGGACGCGCCGCTCCGCCATCAAGCGCGGTCCGGTCTCCGCCGCCGTCGTGCTGGCGACGGTCATTTGAATTTCTGGAAATTTCTTTTCGAATACTTTGACCGCGGCTTCGATATTCTCGCGGTGATAAAGAAAGACGCCGACCTTGCCTTCTTCTTAGCCGGTCGACCGTTCGCGCCCACTCCGCTTCCGTCCCTGGAGCTGAAGCAGCGTGGACAATCGAAGAGACAAAAATATTGCTAGAAACTAGCAGCGCGACAAAAAGCGGACAGCACCGCAACGCCAGTTTAGAAAGTGGTAGATCGCAAAATCGCATTCAAAATCTGAGATCTGAAATTTGAAATCTGCAATGCGCCGCCGTGGCGGCGATTACTCGGCGGGCCACAGCGTCATGCCATTAGGCATCAATTCTAAAAATACTTTGCCGCCGGGCTTCAATTGGCGCGCCTCGGGCGAGACGATAACCCGGGTTTCAGCGCCGAGAGTAACGGTGTATTCGTAGCGGTCGCCGAGAAATTGGCTCGACCGCAAAGTTCCCTCGACGACATTCACTTCCCCGTCGCCGACGCTTTCGGACAGCACCATCTTTTCCGGCCGAATGGCGACCATTACGGGCTGGCCGACAACTGGCACTTCTTTGGCGATCACTTTGGCGCGTTCGATGGTCAACGCGCTGGCGCCGACACCGTGCACTTCGACGCGCACCTGCTGTTCGGATACACCCGTCACTTTACCGGCCAAGAGAAATGTCTTACCCAAAAAGTCGCGCACGAACGGCGTCGCCGGTTGGTAATAAACCTGCTCCGGCGTGCCTACCTGCTCGAGCACGCCGAATTTCATGATCGCGATGCGATCGGACAAGCTCAACGCTTCGACTTGATCGTGGGTGACGAAGATTACAGTGACGTTGACCCGCTGGCGCAGCGCTTTTAATTCCCGGCGCATCTCTTCGCGCAATTGCGCGTCGAGATTACTCAGCGGTTCGTCGAGCAGCAAAACCTTCGGCGAAAAAACCAGCGCCCGCGCTAAAGCGACGCGCTGCTGCTGGCCGCCGCTCAAAGCCGGCGCCTGGCGCTCTTCCAAACCGCCGAGGCCGACTAGTCCCAACACGTCAGCGACTTTCTTCTGCGCTTCGGAACCGCGGATGCCGCGCAGTTTGAGCGGATAGGCGACGTTTTCGAACACCGTCATATGCGGCCACAGCGCATAGGACTGAAACACCATGCCCATGTTGCGCTTTTCCGGCTTGATGAAAAGATTTTTTTCCGCCGACACCAGACATTGATCGCCGAGATAAATCGCCCCGCTGTCGGGCCTTTCCAAGCCGCCGACCATGCGCAGCGTCGTGGTCTTGCCGCAACCGCTGGAGCCGAGCAGCGTGAAAAACTCGCCCTCTTGGATTTCTAGATTGATCCTGTCGACCGCGGGGGCGCCGCCAAAAGTTTTGTAAAGATTCTCGATACGGAGAAAACTCATGGGTGATTTCCTATGGAAGAACTAGGTTGCTCAGTGGGTGCGAATGCCGACTTTCAAGCCAAACGAGCGCGCCACGATCGCCAGGCCGAGAGTCAGCAGAGTAATTAAGATGATCGTGATGCTCGCCACCTCGCGATAACCGGCGGCGATCTGATCGAGAGCGAGTAAGGATAAAGTGCGAGTTTCCGAAGTCGCTAGCAAAATAATCGCGCCGTTGTGCTGCGCCGCGAACATGAACTTGATCACCGCGACCATCACCATAGTTTGGGCCATCAGCGGGAACACCACTTTAAGATAAGTCCCCCAAAATCCCGCGCCCGACATGCGCGAAGCTTCTTCGAGTTCCTTGCTCAGCTGGACGAAATTGGCTTTGAGAATTTGCGTCGCCAAGGTGATGCCGCCGAGCACCTGGGCGACTACCAGCAAGACGATGGTGCCATAGAACGGCCGGAAAAACGGCGTGCCAAGAAACATCCATAACAAACCGAGACCCGACAACACGCCGGGAATCGCCGACGGCAGCCAGCAGATCGAATCGAGCAGGCCGCGGCCGGGCAGTTTGGTGCGCACCAAGACGTAACCGACGAGAGAAAAAAACACAGCGCCGATCACGCCGGCGCTGACCGCGACGATCAGCGTGTTGTGCAGCCCCTGCAAAATGCGCGGATCGCTGAGCGCCATTTTCCAATATTCCATGGTCCAGGTTTTCGGCAGATTGAAAAAACCGAAGCGGGTCATGAAGCTGCCGCCGACCACGCTAAACAGTGGCACGACATCTAAGATAAAAATTATCAAGGCGACGAACGCCGTGGCTGGAACACGCCAGGCACCGAGTTCGACGATCTTCGGCTTGAACTGACCGGTGACGGTGGTGAATTGGCGCCGGTTGATGAGCTTTCGTTGCAGCGGAATGAACGCCGCGAGAAACAGCAAGATAATGCTGCCCAGCGCCGCCGCTTGATTGACCAGTGGCGGCTCCTGGCGCGCCAGATCGACGATCTTGGTCGAGTAAACGTAAAAACTCCAAGGCACGCCGAGCAACAACTCGATTTCCAAACTGCTGAAAATCCGGATCACGCTGAGAAGAAACACCACGATGATCACCGGCGTCATCGCCGGCACGGTGATACGCATCAAGGTCGTCAACGCGCTGGCGCCGGACATCCGGCTCGCCTCTTCCATGGACGCATCCATGCGCCGAAATGACGGTGTCATGAGCATGACTTTGGTCGACAGCCCATGGCTGACCAGATGCACCCAGATGATGCCCCAGAAAGAATAGATGTCGAAGTTAAGCCCGCTCAAAAACGGCATCTGGCGCAGCCAAGCATTGATCAAGCCCGTGCTCGGATCGAGAATCAGCATCCAGCCGAAAGTACAGGCGAGACCGGGCATGAAGAAGGAAATCCAAAAACCGAATTCAAAAAAGTTCGCGCCATAAATATTGGTGCGCGCGAGCAGCCAGGAAACCAAAATGCCGGTCGGCAAGGCGCACGCCTGCACCGCGATGCCGATCTTCACGCTGTTCCACAAAGCGCGCCAAATCCCAGGCTCGGCGAACGCCTTACGCCAAGCACCTAAGCCGTAAACTTCCGGCTCGGCGATGGTCGCGGTGTTGAAACTATTGATCAGGATTAGAATCAGCGGATAGAGAACGTAAAAGCCCATGAAGCCGATCAACGCGGCCATCATCGCCGTGCCGCCGTCCATCGCCGGCAGCCAAGAACGACTGACGGACGGCGAACTGATCGCTTCGGTTTTAGCCATATCGAAAACTCTCACACGAGCCAGCGCGTTTCTAGCGCGTAGGAGTGGAAAGTTCAAGGGTTTAGTAGCTCAAAAGGGGCTCGGCACTTGATGAAAAACCTTTTCCTCCCGGCCATTTTGACTGGAGTGAAGTATCGCCAGGCAAACTTCCAGAGTGGCCTTGCCCCACTTGCCGTCATGCAGCACCGGCCGGTCGTCCGTCACCGAGCGGCAAAAATCTTCGAGCTCGACCTTGAGCGCACCGGCCCAAGGCGGACAGGCCACTTCGCTGCGGCCATGCTCATCGTAAACGAACAAGCCAGCGGAGGACTGGCGCAAGGCGCCGCGCTCGCAGCTCACCAGCGTCAAACCGAAAAAAGGTTGGCGCGGCTTCTTGTCGACATCGCCGTCGCCGCGCTCGATGTCGAAGGCGACGCCGGAACGGCTGGTGTCTTTATTTAATTTTCCTTCAGCCCGCGCTTGGCGCAGGCGATGGCCGGGGCCGAGCTGGTCTTTGCCGCCGACCACGTCGCCTTCGATCAATTCTCGATCGTCGAAATAACCGTAGCCGTCGTAAATCAACGTCGCGCTGACGCCGTTGTCGAATTCGAGCAACGCCGAATAATTTCCTTCGGTGTCGTTTTCCGCCGACCAACGGCCGGCATGGGCGCGCACGCTGCGCACCATGCCGCCGCCGAGCAAACGCGCGATGTCGACTTGGTGCGGCGCCTGGCGGTAACAAACACCGCCGCCCAGTTCAGTGACGATCTCGCCGGGCTCGCGCGGCCGCAAGAGCCACGGTGAATAGCGCAACGTGTGCACCTGGGTGACGCGGCCGAGCCGGCCGCTGCTGATCACTTCACGCATGGCGCGAATCGGCGGATTGAAGCTGCGCGTGTGGGCGACCATCAATTTAACTTTATTATCCCGCGCCGCGGTGATCATCCGGTCGCAATCTTCCAGCGTCAACGCCATCGGCTTCTCGACCATGACATGCTTGCCGGCTTGCAACGCCGTGATCGCATGTTCGGCGTGAAATGGATTGGGCGTGGCGACATAGACCGCATCCAACTCTTTCATTGCGCACAGCGCCTCGACGCTGTCGAAGGTTTGAATGCCAAACTCGCTGGCATACAGCGCCCGCGCCTCAGCGCGCAGATCGGCGCCAGCGACGAAACTGAAGCCGGTGGTCTTGCCAACCGCGAGAGGCAATGAGCGACCGCCGGTGCCAAGACCGACAAGGCCGATTTTAATCATCATGATGATTCCTAAGTTCTCTGCACGAATCCCTCGCTACGCGCTGCGCGCTACTCGGAACCATCGGATTTACCGGGCCGATTTCCCTAGTAGCGCAAAGCGCGTAGCGAGGGAAGAATTGTACGGCTATTTCTCTTCGCTATTCAAAATCGGACTATACTTCGTCGCGCCACCCTGGCGGCTCGGCTTGCCGCCTCGGAACTTGTTCTTATCAAGCTTGGCATCCTCTAGACGCAGTTTGATCGAAACATTTTTCGCCGGATCGCGAAACACGTTCATCGGGTCTTGGCCGGCTTGGACTTTTTCAATCTGTTCTTGCAACTGCTTTCGATAAAGAATGATCCCCTTGTCCGACAGCCCGAGAGCTTCTTTGGTCCGGTCCGCCACGCCGCCTTGGGTCATCCAAGCGATCATGTCTTCGCCGCTGTTGTTATCGAGCAAGGACCAATCCGGCTCGCCGCTGGCATCGATGCTCGGCACCGGCACTTGATAGAACGGAATGACCTCCTGCGGCTTGGCATCGTCGCGCGCGTAGCAGGTGTACCACAGATGCAATGTGTGCGTGTCGTCCAGCGGCACACGGATCTGAAAAGTCGGCCGCTGCGTACTACCGCTCAAGAGAATATTCGGGAACAGCACTGGATGACCCACCTGCCAATCTTCGCTGTCTTCGGTTTGCCCTTCGAGCATGCGGTTTTTGATCAGCCCATGTTCGAATTCGCGAAAATTAATTTTCTTGTGGCTCACCGGCTTGCCTTTGAACTCCGTCCGCCCCAACCGTTCTTGAACATAGTTAAAAAAATGTTGGTGCAGCCACTCGACGTGAACCGGGTCAAGCGAGTTCTCCATGATCTGCAACCAATTGCAGGGAATCACCGCCGCGCCGATATCGCGCAGCACGCCGTCGCGCACGAACAACTCCCAGCGCGGAATCAGCGGCGCCGGTTCGGGACCGAGATAGGCGAAGAGCAAACCGCCCAATTCCTGCACCGGATAAGCCGGCATGCGAATGCGATCTTTGAACGTGCTGTTGGGATCTTCGGCGGTTTCGTAAGGTTGTTCCAAACATTTCTCGTCTTTGCCGTAGAGCCAACCATGATAGGAACAACGCAAGCCGTCGTTGTCGGGAATGCCTAACATCATCTACATGCGCCGATGCGCGCACTGCGGCCCGATCAACCCCGGCCGCCCTTGCTTGTCGCGGTAGAGCACCAAATCCTCACCCAACAAACGCACCGCCTTCGTCGGCTTGTCGATCAGTTCAGCAGACGCCGCGATCGGCAGCCAATAACGCCGCCACAATTCCCCCATCGGCGTGCCGCGACCCACTTGGGTGAGTAGTTCATTCTCTTGTTGGGTCAGCATAATAGTCTCCAGGATTTTTCACCACGAAGGACACGAAGAGCACGAAGTTCAGAATAATATTTTTCCGAACCCTTCGTGTCCTTCGTGTTCTTCGTGGTGAGATAGAATTTTCTTATTCACTTCTTCGCCACTTCGCCCTGCGCCTCGGCGATCACTTTCATAATCGGTTTCATATCGAAGTAGTCCGGATTCCACTGCGGCACATACTTTACCCCGGGGTTGAGCCGATTGCGCGCTGGAATATCGTCCTTCCCTATGTCCATCCTGAGCGAACCCTCGGCGCCGGCGTCGAGATATTTCGCCGCCGATTTTTGAAAATCGCTCTGCCCCTCGCGCGATAGAAACCAGTTGAGAAAAACCTTCGCCGCGTTGGCATGAGGCGCTTGATTCATCAGTACCAAAGTCTTGGCGCGGCTTTCAACGCCGACGCCCTCCTTGAATTGCGCCGGCTCCATCAAGTCCACCGGCAGCCCTTGGCTCTTCGCTTCGCTGATCGACTGGTGCCGGCAAAGACAGAGCGAATATTTACCCGCGGCCAACCAATCCTCACCCTGCGGGATACGCGCATACAGCGTCAGCGCCGTTTCGCTAAACAGCCGGCGTAAAAACTGCGGTCCCAATTCGGGATTGTGATAAAAAAACCGGTCGCGGGTCGCGGCAAAGCCGCCGGACTTGGGATCGAAGGCGACGATCTTGCCCTTCCACTTGGGATCGAGCAAATCCCAATAAGATTTGAAGCCGGCGGGATTAACCGACTTGGTGTTGTAGCCAAGCAAGAACAGCGGCGCGCCGACGTAGACAAAGATATATTTGCCCTCGGGGTCGATGAACTGTTGCTTGCCCTGCCACCACTTAGACTCGTCCTTAACCTCCGGCAGGATAAAGGCCGAAGCGATCGGATCGAGGACTTTGCTTTGATAGAGCGTGTACGGCGAAGTGTTGCCGAGGTTGCCGATGTCGGCGAGAAACTTCCCTGCGCGCCGCTCCGCCATGATGCGCTGCAAGTGCTGCGCCGCGCTGGCGTGCAGCAAGTTCACTTTGATTTTGGGATATTTTTTCTGAAACGCCTGCCACTCGGAGTCGCTGGCGATCTAGTAGACGTTGACCTGGCCTTCCTGCTCGGCGGCTTTGATCGTCCGCTCCCACTCGCTATCCGGTGCGGCAGCCGTTTCCGCACCATAGGCGTGGGATCCCAAAAGCACCGCCGCCAATAGAATCGCTAACGATGCAATCGCATCGCGGATCCCCCCCTTTGAAAAAAGGGGGGAAGGGGGAATTTTCTGGCGGATCATCGTCGATCCGCCTCCGCAAGACTCAAAGATCCAAGGTCGCCGGCGCGAACAACTCTTCGATCTTGGCCTTCTGCGGGGTCAGTCCCTGCTCGTATGAGTAGTCGATAATCGTCTCCATCATCGGCCGGTTCGCTTTGACGCCGTAGGGATACGGATCGTCGCCGAGAATCTCGCGCGTCTTGGCTGCGTATTCTCTGCCGAAGAACAGTCCCGACGGCAGGCTCTGGACGAATCGGTCACGCCAGCGTTCTTTGGCCGCGGCAAAACCTTTGTAAAGATTGAACGCCAGCCAAGGATACTTGCGCGCGACATCGCCGCGGATCGCGTAGGCATGGTTGGCCGGGGCAAAGCCATGCTGATTGACGAATCGGCTGACCTCGGCGATACGGTCGGGAAACAGAGGTTTGACCTTGCTCCAATCGCCGTCCTGGGCGCGGATATGGGTCGAGCGGTCGATGATGTTCGACTCGCGCGAGAACGCCCTGGTCACCGAGGCGACGTCGAGTTCATGGTTGACCAACATCGAGGCGATGCTCTTGTCCGCGGGAATCTTGTTAAACGAGATGCCTTTCGGCGGCGTGAATCCGGTCGCGCCGCCGTGACTCAACTCATCGGTGCGCTCCATCCACCAATCGACCTTGTATTGCGACACGCCGAAATCATGGTCTAACGTGCCGCGCACCCACAGCGATGCGGTCTGCTGGTATTCGCCGACGCCGATGCGATGGCCGGTCACGTCACCGGGCTGTTTGATCCCGGAATCGACGTGATAGGAAAGCTCGGCGTGAAAAAATCGCCGCGAGGGAAAGACTGGAATCGCGATAAAATCCATACCCCGGGAGCGCGCGATCAGATAGGACGACAGCGACATCTCGGAAATTTCAAATTCCTGAAACTTGAGCTGGCGCCAAAAAGTTTCCGACGGATCGGAGTAGGTCGGCACCAGCTCGACGCCCTCGGGCTGAATGCTGCCGTCCATCAACGGCTGGACGCGCTCGTTGAATGCCGAAACGAAACTCAGTTGCAGTCGTGGCATGGAAACCTCCGATTCAATTTAATATACGAAGCCGCGCAATTATTTCTGCGTGCAGCCGGGATGATACGGCATGTTGCAGCGCGCGCCGGCGGCGTTGATCGACGCTTCGAACTGTTTGTGAATCAGCGGATCTTCATCTTCGAACTCGATCTGCCCGCCGCCATTTTTAATACTCGTATAAGTCCCGCCCTCGCCGTCCTGCATGCGCATGAAGCGAAACTTCCAACTGCCCCAGCGTAGCGCCAAGTAACGCGCTGGCGCCGCGCCGGAATTGAAATGTTGGTGAAACCATTGATCCGGCGGTACCACCGCGCTGCCGGGCTTCCAGTTAACCCGCTGCATGTCTTGCCCTTCGGGCCAGAGCACCGAATAGCCTTGGCCGGAGAGGATGATGACATGCGCGCCCGGACCATGCTTGTGGCCTTTCTTGTAAGTGCCGACTGGAAATTCGGAGATATGCGCACACATGGTTTGGCCGGCGAGATTGAACTTCATGTTGGTGCTGCCCTTGCCGCGCTCGCTGTAGTCCGCCAGCCCGACGGTGTGAGTGTCCGGCACGAAGTTGGTGGTCATGAAGAAGCGCCCGGTGACTTCGCCGTTGCCGCTGAAATAATTATCGTCGGATGGATCGAAGCGATCGATGAACGGATAGTCGTTGTTGAAAATAAAATCGACGTTGTGAAACAGGTTCATCATGAAGCAGGAATTTGTCACCGCGAAATAACGCGCCGACTCGCCGCCGCTGGCGTTGAAATGCTGATAGTAAGCGTTGATCGGCACGGCGAACAAACTACCCGGCCCCCACTCGAATGTGTGTTTCTTGCCGTCCTTCTGCCACACCGTGGTCGCGCCGTAGCCTTGGGTGACGTAAACCATCTCTTCGTAGAGATGCTTTTGTACCTTGGTCTTACACTTGGGCGGAATCTCGCAGACATAGCCGTCATTCACCCCGCCGGTGCCGTCGAGCACGACGAACGAACAGGGCACGCCCTTCAGATCCCAAGGCTCCACCGGAAGTTTGTTCAAATCCTCGACGAAGAATCCGGTGACCAACGGAATTTTTTGCTTGGCCTGCCAATCTTTGTAGGTATCGATGCGTTCGTATTTGATCGCCAAGGGCGTTGCTTCCGCCATAAAAGAATCCCCCCGTAAAGCCAAAAAACAATTCGCTAAGCCATCTCGTATCGCGAGCCGCGCTAACCGTCAACCGATAGGAGCGCGGACATTCCTGTCCGCGTCAAAAAAAAAGGCCGGCTCAAAAGCCGGCCCTCCTTTTTAATACCGTGAAAGTTAACTGCCGCGGCAATCGCAGCGCGCTTACTTCTGCGTGCAGCCCGGATGATACGGCATGTTGCACTTGGCGCCGGCGATTTTCATCGCTTGCTCGAAGTCCTTGTGCACCTGCGAGTCTTCATCCTCGAACTCGATTTGGTTGCCGCCCAATTTAAGGCTCGTGTAAGTGCCGCCTTCGCCATCCGTTGAGCGCAAGAAGCGGTAGCGCCAGTTGTTCCAACGTAAGGCGAGATAGCGCGCCGGGTTGGCGCCGGAATTGAAATGCTGATGGAACCATTGATCCGGCGGCACGACCACGCTGCCCGGCCCCCACTCGACCCGTTCGGTGGGCTCGCCATCTTTCCACAACACCGAATAGCCCTGGCCGGAAAGAATGATCACATGGGCGCCGGGACCATGGCGATGACCTTTCTTATAAGTTCCCACGGGAAATTCGGAAATATGCGCGCCCATGGTGTTGCGCGCCAGGTCGAACTTCATGTTGGTGCTACCCTTGCCGCGCTCGCTGTAATCGGTGAGCTTGATGTTGTGGGTATCGGGAACGAAATTCGTGGTCATGAAAAACCGCCCGGTGATGGTCCCTTCGCCGTTGAAGTAACCTTCGGTGTGGGGATCGAAGCGGTCGGTGAAAATATAGTCGCTATTGAAAATGTAATCGCTGTTGTGAAACAGGTTCATCATGAAGCAGCTGTTGGTCACCGCGAAGTAGCGCGCGGTATCGCTGCCGCTGGCGTTGAAGTGCTGGTAGTCGGCGTTGATCGGGATCGCGAACATGCTGCCCGGTCCCCACTCAAAGGTGTGCTTTTTCTTGCCGTCGCGCTGCCACACCGTGGTCGCGCCGTAGCCTTTGGAAACGTAGACCATCTCCTCGTACATATGTTTCTGCGGTTTGGTCTTGCCGCCGGCGGGAATCTCGCAGACATAGCCGTCGTTGGTGCCGCCGGTGCCGTCGAGAACGACAAACGAACAAGGCACGCCTTTCAAATCCCAAGGCTCCACCGGAATTTTGTTGACGTCTTTAACGAAGAAACCGCGAATGCAGGGGATTTTCTGTTCCGCCTGCCAAACTTTATAAGTATCGAGCCGCTCAGGTTTGAGATCGACGGGTTGGGTTGTCATTTCGACCATTAAAACTTCCTCCTATAAAATTCCGTGATACGTCCGATTGGTGACTGATTCCGTCCGATTGCTGTAACGAAGAGGCTGCCTACGCCACCTTTTTTTCCTTCGGCAGAATCCCGATGCGCTCGTTGACCACGTCGAACTCGATCAAACGATTCTTCTGGGCATCGCGCACCACGCCCAGGGGCTCGCCGCCTTTGCGCACGACTTCGATCTGCTCGCGGAGAATTTTTCTAAGCAGAATGATGCCCTCGTCGCCGACTCCCAAATGCTCCTGAGTGCGATCCGTCGGCGCGCCTTGAGTCTCCCACGCCATGGCGTCCTGGACCAACACTTCATCGAGCCGGTAGTTGCCATCATCGTCGCGAATGCGAAAGAACTCCCAGGGCGTGTCACCGTCCGCCGGCGAACGATCCCTATCATTGGGCGAAAAGTAGACAACGAACACTTGCGTATGGGCGTCGTCCACCGGCACGCGGACCTGCAAATTGTGGCGCACGCGACCTTCGAACAAACGCTCCTTGAACACATGGCGCAAGGTGCTCGGGAATAAAAGCGGATGCTGATCGACGACGGGAGCATCGCCGGGTTTTCTGCCCGGCGTCACGCGCCGCTTCATGATGCCGTATTCGAACGGCGTAAAAGTGTGATCCTCTTCATAATGGTCCACGCTCGGCGCCAAGTGCGCCGTGTCGCCGTGAAGCCAATAGAGATGCGACGGGTCGACGGAGTTCTCCGTCGGCTGGAGCCAGTTGCAGTTATAGATCTCGTGCTTCTCGATCCAGCGGTAGCCATTTTCCCAGGACAGCACGTCCCAGCGCGGCAGAAGCGGCGCGGGCAGCGGCCCCATGTAAGTCCAAATCAATCCGCCCAAGCGCTCGGCCGGATAAGCCGTGTGTTTGATCTTGTCTTTGTAGCCGCCGTCGGTGGGCTCCGCCGGCTGCTCCAGACATTTCCCGGTGCAGTCGAACTTCCAACCATGATAGGGGCAACGAATCCCTTCGGCATCGACGCGGCCAAACGCCAACGACGCCTTGCGATGCGGGCATTGTTCGGCGACCACGCCGTAGCGGCCGCTCTGATCGCGATAAACGACCAGATCTTCGCCCATCAGCCTAAACGCTTTGATCGGTTTCTCTTCGGTCAATTCGCCCGCCGCCACCGCCGGCATCCAATAGCGCCGCAAGAACTCGCCACCCGGCGTGCCGCGGCTGACTTGGGTTAGGGTCTCGTTTTCTTCTTTGGTGAGCATAACGTACTCCTGACACCGAAACGTCGAAAGCGAAATGAAATTTCCGTTTCTCTCCCAATTTTACTTCCTCTCCCTCGACGGAAGAGGGAACAACTCATACACTCCGTGCACAATTCATCGCGGCTCGAATGATGCTACTTGCCCTTATCCACCGAAGTCATGATGTCTTTCGCAAGATCGAAAATCGGTTTCATATCACCATACTCAGGTTTTACAACGTCAAAATACTTCACGCCGGGCTGCAATCGATTGTCCGGCGCAATGTCGTCCTTGGGAATATCGATGCGCCGCGAATTCGCCGGATCGTCGACGTCGCCGAGCTTTTGCAAGGCGAGCTGACCCTTCTTCGATAAAAACCAGTTGAGAAAAACTTTTGCCGCGTTGGGATGAGGCGCTTGATTCAAGTAACTCACCGAGCCGCCGCCGGCCGAGAAGCTCGAACCCTCTTTCCAACGGTTGGTGTCGAAATCTTCCACCGGCAGCCCCTGATTCTTCGCCCGCGCGGAGTCTTTGCAGCCCATGCAAATGGCGAATTTACCCTGTCCCAGCCAATCGGTCATCTGGCGAAAATTCTTCGCGTAGGTGATTTCCATGCCGCCGAAAAAAGTTTTCATAAATTGTGGCCCAAGTTCCGGACTGTAATACCAAAACTGCATGGTCGCACCCAATCCCGTGTCGCGCGGATCCAGCGAGACGATTTTGCCTTTCCATTTCGGATTGAGAACATCCTGATAGGATTTGAACTCCTGGGGATTGACCATTTTAGTATTATAAGCCAACTGCGCATTGCTCGCAGCACCGATAAACGCAAAGATATGTTTGCCTTCCGGGTCGGCGTAGCGATGCTCGTTGTTGAACCACTTAGACAAGTCGGTCACTTCGGGCAGCACCAACAGCGGTTTGAGCGGATCGAGCGCTTTGCCTTTGTAAAGCGTGTTGTACAGACTGTTGGTGCCGCCGCTGTAAACGTCGGCGATGAATTTCCCCGCGCGCCGCTCCGACATGATACGGTTGGTCAAGTCATTACCGCGCCCAGTCACCGAAACCACGTTGATGCCGGGAAAGTCACGCTTGAAATCGCGCAGCAAACCCTCGTAGCGGTAAATGTAGACCGTGACCTGCCCCTCATTTTTCGCCGCCGCCAGCGTCTGCTCCCAGTCCTTTTTCCAATCCGCCTGAGCACCGAAGACTTCAGCCGCCAATGCCAACAAGAAAAAGATCCCGGCAGCACCGATCGTTTTTTGCCTCATTCTATTCGATCCCATATTCAGCTCCTCAGCTATAGAGCCGGTCAATGAATCCAGAATGATCGAGCGTTCGCAGGTAATGCAAATCCCAGAGCGCCAGCGGCGATTGTTCTTCGGCTTCAGGATTTTTCAAGCAGCAAAGTTTGTAGGCGTTGGCCACGGCCTCATACTCAGGATAGGGTTTCGGCGCTAGCTTGGCGACGCTGCGGTACTGAACGTTTTTACATTCCGGCTCGCGCTTGCGCAGGCCGTCGAGAATCGCTTCGGTCTCGCCGCGCTTGGTGCGCGCGAAGTGAATACCCATGATTTGCGCCTTGACCAGCCGCTCCGCCAAACCTTCTTTGTTTTGCAGGGTCGTCAACGTCGAGGTCAGCGTCGGCCCGTTAATCATCGGCAAGCGATCCAGCCGCAGCACCTGC
This window of the Deltaproteobacteria bacterium genome carries:
- a CDS encoding aromatic ring-hydroxylating dioxygenase subunit alpha, giving the protein MMLGIPDNDGLRCSYHGWLYGKDEKCLEQPYETAEDPNSTFKDRIRMPAYPVQELGGLLFAYLGPEPAPLIPRWELFVRDGVLRDIGAAVIPCNWLQIMENSLDPVHVEWLHQHFFNYVQERLGRTEFKGKPVSHKKINFREFEHGLIKNRMLEGQTEDSEDWQVGHPVLFPNILLSGSTQRPTFQIRVPLDDTHTLHLWYTCYARDDAKPQEVIPFYQVPVPSIDASGEPDWSLLDNNSGEDMIAWMTQGGVADRTKEALGLSDKGIILYRKQLQEQIEKVQAGQDPMNVFRDPAKNVSIKLRLEDAKLDKNKFRGGKPSRQGGATKYSPILNSEEK
- a CDS encoding extracellular solute-binding protein produces the protein MASDSEWQAFQKKYPKIKVNLLHASAAQHLQRIMAERRAGKFLADIGNLGNTSPYTLYQSKVLDPIASAFILPEVKDESKWWQGKQQFIDPEGKYIFVYVGAPLFLLGYNTKSVNPAGFKSYWDLLDPKWKGKIVAFDPKSGGFAATRDRFFYHNPELGPQFLRRLFSETALTLYARIPQGEDWLAAGKYSLCLCRHQSISEAKSQGLPVDLMEPAQFKEGVGVESRAKTLVLMNQAPHANAAKVFLNWFLSREGQSDFQKSAAKYLDAGAEGSLRMDIGKDDIPARNRLNPGVKYVPQWNPDYFDMKPIMKVIAEAQGEVAKK
- a CDS encoding iron ABC transporter permease; the encoded protein is MAKTEAISSPSVSRSWLPAMDGGTAMMAALIGFMGFYVLYPLILILINSFNTATIAEPEVYGLGAWRKAFAEPGIWRALWNSVKIGIAVQACALPTGILVSWLLARTNIYGANFFEFGFWISFFMPGLACTFGWMLILDPSTGLINAWLRQMPFLSGLNFDIYSFWGIIWVHLVSHGLSTKVMLMTPSFRRMDASMEEASRMSGASALTTLMRITVPAMTPVIIVVFLLSVIRIFSSLEIELLLGVPWSFYVYSTKIVDLARQEPPLVNQAAALGSIILLFLAAFIPLQRKLINRRQFTTVTGQFKPKIVELGAWRVPATAFVALIIFILDVVPLFSVVGGSFMTRFGFFNLPKTWTMEYWKMALSDPRILQGLHNTLIVAVSAGVIGAVFFSLVGYVLVRTKLPGRGLLDSICWLPSAIPGVLSGLGLLWMFLGTPFFRPFYGTIVLLVVAQVLGGITLATQILKANFVQLSKELEEASRMSGAGFWGTYLKVVFPLMAQTMVMVAVIKFMFAAQHNGAIILLATSETRTLSLLALDQIAAGYREVASITIILITLLTLGLAIVARSFGLKVGIRTH
- a CDS encoding ABC transporter ATP-binding protein yields the protein MSFLRIENLYKTFGGAPAVDRINLEIQEGEFFTLLGSSGCGKTTTLRMVGGLERPDSGAIYLGDQCLVSAEKNLFIKPEKRNMGMVFQSYALWPHMTVFENVAYPLKLRGIRGSEAQKKVADVLGLVGLGGLEERQAPALSGGQQQRVALARALVFSPKVLLLDEPLSNLDAQLREEMRRELKALRQRVNVTVIFVTHDQVEALSLSDRIAIMKFGVLEQVGTPEQVYYQPATPFVRDFLGKTFLLAGKVTGVSEQQVRVEVHGVGASALTIERAKVIAKEVPVVGQPVMVAIRPEKMVLSESVGDGEVNVVEGTLRSSQFLGDRYEYTVTLGAETRVIVSPEARQLKPGGKVFLELMPNGMTLWPAE
- a CDS encoding Gfo/Idh/MocA family oxidoreductase, with amino-acid sequence MMIKIGLVGLGTGGRSLPLAVGKTTGFSFVAGADLRAEARALYASEFGIQTFDSVEALCAMKELDAVYVATPNPFHAEHAITALQAGKHVMVEKPMALTLEDCDRMITAARDNKVKLMVAHTRSFNPPIRAMREVISSGRLGRVTQVHTLRYSPWLLRPREPGEIVTELGGGVCYRQAPHQVDIARLLGGGMVRSVRAHAGRWSAENDTEGNYSALLEFDNGVSATLIYDGYGYFDDRELIEGDVVGGKDQLGPGHRLRQARAEGKLNKDTSRSGVAFDIERGDGDVDKKPRQPFFGLTLVSCERGALRQSSAGLFVYDEHGRSEVACPPWAGALKVELEDFCRSVTDDRPVLHDGKWGKATLEVCLAILHSSQNGREEKVFHQVPSPF